From the genome of Duffyella gerundensis, one region includes:
- a CDS encoding TonB-dependent siderophore receptor: protein MNTPLKPLLLLCTLPLTLAAQTLVVNAEPEQSADSPTNGYNVKTSRGATKSDRPLITTAQSVSVVTRQQIEDQGAATLNQALNYTPGVFTNFAGAASRYDTVSLRGFHGGDVDNTFLDGLRVMSDGGSFNVMQVDPWFLERVDVIKGPSSALYGQTVPGGLVNMTSKRPLFNEQGHFRLSAGSQNSSSAAFDYGNAINEQWAFRLTGITRNSDTQYDHTREEKYALSPQLLWQPNEETSLLLKAYWQKDPSGGYHGSVPADGSLNEHNGQRLSRGFYEGISSLDRFKRHQQIYSYEFTHHLNDVWQFRSVGSYSHSSVDLDQVYQIGWNADNAELLNRYYSGERSSLNAAAIDNQLQAEFATGALAHTLTLGAEYHRFRNQLSKATGGLSAPPLNALTGETLGAVPDYTWSNASRRYYQTGIYLQDQLVYDRWHLDLSGRYDRIVADNSGIKRRQDDHVSGRAALLYAFDNGLSPYVSWSQAITPAVLTGADGTQLKPTTAEQLEAGLKYQPPGSDDFYSIALYDLMQKDVANRDVITATYTPAGKVHARGLELEARNQLTPRLSTLAGVTLNHVRFEDAVDGNSGHTPYVTPDAMATLWAHYQFAGGIRAGAGVRYLGKQWADNENSTRMPSVTLFDASVRADLGAFTPQLKGAWFQLAANNLTDRRYVAACYGTGYCYWGAERTVTATLGYDF, encoded by the coding sequence ATGAACACGCCTCTGAAGCCGCTGCTGTTGCTGTGCACACTGCCGTTAACTCTTGCTGCACAAACGCTGGTGGTTAACGCCGAACCGGAACAGTCCGCCGATTCGCCGACCAACGGCTACAACGTTAAAACCAGCCGCGGTGCGACAAAAAGCGATCGCCCGCTGATCACCACCGCGCAGTCCGTTTCCGTAGTTACACGCCAGCAAATCGAAGATCAGGGCGCGGCCACGCTTAACCAGGCGCTGAACTATACACCGGGTGTGTTTACCAATTTCGCTGGTGCCGCCAGCCGTTACGATACGGTTTCGCTGCGCGGTTTCCACGGCGGTGACGTTGATAACACCTTCCTCGATGGCCTGCGGGTGATGAGCGACGGCGGCAGCTTCAATGTGATGCAGGTCGATCCCTGGTTTCTCGAACGCGTCGATGTGATCAAAGGCCCCTCTTCTGCGCTCTATGGGCAAACGGTACCGGGCGGCCTGGTGAACATGACCAGCAAACGCCCACTCTTTAACGAACAGGGGCATTTTCGTCTCTCCGCCGGCAGCCAGAACAGCAGCAGCGCCGCCTTTGACTATGGCAACGCCATCAACGAACAGTGGGCTTTTCGCCTGACCGGCATCACCCGTAACAGCGATACGCAATACGATCACACTCGCGAAGAGAAATATGCGCTGTCGCCGCAGCTGCTCTGGCAGCCCAATGAAGAGACCTCGCTGCTGCTGAAGGCGTACTGGCAAAAAGATCCTTCCGGCGGCTATCACGGTTCGGTGCCAGCCGATGGCTCGCTCAATGAGCATAACGGCCAACGGCTGAGCCGCGGCTTTTATGAGGGCATCAGCTCGCTGGATCGCTTTAAGCGCCACCAGCAGATTTACAGCTACGAGTTTACCCACCATCTGAACGATGTCTGGCAGTTTCGCTCGGTGGGCAGCTACAGCCATTCCAGTGTCGATCTTGATCAGGTCTATCAGATTGGCTGGAACGCCGATAACGCTGAGCTGCTTAACCGCTACTATTCGGGTGAACGCTCGTCGCTTAATGCGGCAGCGATCGATAATCAACTGCAGGCGGAGTTTGCCACCGGCGCGCTGGCACACACGCTGACCCTGGGCGCGGAGTATCATCGTTTCCGCAATCAGCTCAGCAAGGCAACCGGCGGGCTCAGTGCGCCGCCGCTGAATGCGCTGACCGGCGAAACGCTCGGTGCCGTGCCGGATTACACCTGGAGCAACGCCTCGCGCCGCTACTACCAAACCGGGATCTATTTGCAGGATCAGCTGGTGTACGATCGCTGGCACCTTGACCTTTCCGGCCGTTACGATCGCATCGTGGCGGATAACAGCGGCATCAAGCGTCGTCAGGACGATCACGTCAGCGGCCGTGCGGCCCTGCTTTACGCCTTTGATAACGGCCTCTCGCCTTATGTCAGCTGGAGCCAGGCGATTACCCCGGCGGTGCTGACCGGTGCCGATGGCACGCAGCTGAAACCCACCACCGCTGAGCAGCTGGAAGCGGGCCTGAAATATCAGCCGCCGGGCAGCGACGACTTCTACTCCATCGCGCTGTACGACCTGATGCAAAAAGATGTCGCCAATCGCGATGTGATCACCGCCACCTATACGCCAGCGGGCAAGGTACATGCGCGGGGCCTTGAGCTGGAGGCGCGCAATCAGCTGACGCCACGGTTGAGCACCCTTGCCGGTGTGACGCTGAATCATGTGCGCTTTGAAGATGCGGTGGATGGCAACAGCGGCCACACGCCTTACGTGACGCCGGATGCCATGGCGACGCTGTGGGCGCACTATCAGTTCGCTGGCGGTATTCGCGCCGGTGCTGGCGTGCGCTACCTCGGCAAGCAGTGGGCGGACAATGAAAACAGCACGCGCATGCCGTCGGTCACGCTGTTTGACGCCTCGGTGCGCGCCGATCTGGGTGCCTTCACGCCGCAGCTGAAAGGCGCCTGGTTCCAGCTGGCGGCCAACAATCTCACCGATCGGCGTTATGTCGCCGCCTGTTACGGCACCGGTTACTGCTACTGGGGCGCTGAACGGACGGTTACCGCCACGCTGGGCTACGATTTCTGA
- the treA gene encoding alpha,alpha-trehalase TreA, translating into MIQAQRRHGKWLLTMLIATLVAGTSLSLQAQDNDRMLNNAPQPPDMRLGPLFHAVQAATLFPDQKTFADAVPKYDPASILADWQMQKNQRNFDLKHFVETNFTLPAAAEKYTPPAGQNLRQHIDGLWPVLTRTSEKAGPYDSLLTLPKPYVVPGGRFREVYYWDTYFTMLGLAESGHWDRVQDMVDNFAYELDKYGHIPNGNRSYYLSRSQPPFFSLMIDLLAQHGGDQVYSKYLPQLQREYNYWMADADGLKAGEAGKRVVKLSDGTLLNRYWDARDVPRTESWMKDVALANASPERNKAELYRDLRAGAASGWDFSSRWLDNPKELATIHTTNILPVDLNSLLFHLEQTLARASKAANKPDDSQRFAALAEKRQKAINRVLWDEKQGYYVDYDWKKRALRPQLTAATLFPLYLRAAGDKQAQRTADAVKKQLVKEGGLATTTVNNGQQWDAPNGWAPLQWVAVEGLNNYQQQPLAKDIGLHFLKNVQTTYDRQQKLVEKYVVEGKGLGGGGGGEYPLQDGFGWTNGVTLKLLDMYCPKEVTCNSYGDVTQNMKK; encoded by the coding sequence ATGATTCAAGCACAACGTCGTCACGGAAAATGGCTGCTCACCATGCTGATCGCTACCCTGGTTGCCGGTACCAGCTTGTCGCTGCAGGCGCAGGACAACGATCGCATGCTGAATAACGCCCCGCAGCCGCCAGATATGCGTTTAGGGCCGCTGTTTCATGCGGTGCAGGCGGCGACACTCTTCCCGGATCAGAAAACCTTTGCCGATGCGGTGCCGAAATACGATCCCGCGTCGATTCTCGCCGACTGGCAGATGCAGAAAAATCAGCGCAATTTCGATCTGAAACACTTTGTCGAAACCAACTTTACCCTGCCCGCGGCCGCTGAAAAATATACGCCGCCAGCGGGTCAGAATCTGCGCCAGCATATCGACGGTCTGTGGCCGGTGCTGACGCGCACCAGTGAGAAAGCGGGCCCGTACGATTCGCTGCTGACGCTGCCAAAACCCTATGTGGTGCCAGGCGGCCGCTTCCGCGAGGTCTATTACTGGGACACTTATTTCACCATGCTGGGGCTGGCCGAGAGCGGTCACTGGGATCGCGTGCAGGATATGGTCGACAACTTTGCCTACGAACTGGACAAGTATGGTCACATTCCTAACGGCAACCGCAGCTACTATCTCAGCCGATCGCAGCCGCCGTTTTTCAGCCTGATGATCGACCTGCTGGCGCAGCACGGCGGCGATCAGGTTTACAGCAAGTATCTGCCGCAGTTACAGAGAGAGTATAACTACTGGATGGCCGATGCAGATGGCCTGAAAGCGGGCGAAGCGGGCAAGCGCGTGGTGAAACTCAGCGACGGCACGCTGTTGAACCGGTACTGGGATGCGCGCGATGTGCCGCGGACGGAATCCTGGATGAAGGACGTTGCGCTGGCAAACGCCTCGCCGGAGCGGAATAAAGCGGAGCTTTATCGCGATCTGCGCGCCGGTGCCGCCTCGGGCTGGGATTTCAGTTCACGCTGGCTGGATAATCCCAAAGAGCTGGCGACCATTCACACCACCAACATTTTGCCGGTCGATCTCAACAGTCTGCTGTTCCACCTGGAGCAAACGCTGGCGCGTGCCAGTAAAGCGGCCAACAAGCCGGATGACAGTCAGCGCTTTGCCGCCCTGGCGGAAAAACGTCAGAAAGCGATTAACCGCGTGCTGTGGGATGAGAAACAGGGCTATTACGTCGATTACGACTGGAAAAAACGCGCGCTGCGTCCGCAGCTGACCGCCGCTACGCTGTTCCCGCTCTATCTGCGCGCCGCGGGTGACAAGCAGGCGCAGCGCACCGCCGACGCGGTGAAAAAGCAGCTGGTCAAAGAGGGCGGCCTGGCGACCACTACGGTGAATAACGGCCAGCAGTGGGATGCGCCAAACGGCTGGGCGCCGCTGCAATGGGTTGCGGTGGAAGGGCTGAATAACTATCAGCAGCAGCCGCTGGCGAAAGATATCGGCCTGCACTTCCTGAAGAATGTGCAAACCACCTATGACCGCCAGCAAAAGCTGGTGGAAAAATATGTGGTTGAGGGCAAAGGTCTGGGCGGCGGTGGCGGCGGTGAATATCCGTTGCAGGACGGCTTTGGCTGGACCAACGGCGTGACCCTCAAGCTGCTCGATATGTACTGCCCGAAAGAGGTCACCTGTAACAGCTACGGTGACGTCACCCAGAACATGAAGAAGTAA
- the ghrA gene encoding glyoxylate/hydroxypyruvate reductase GhrA, with protein sequence MQRLPNAHFRCWQPGDDAPADYALVRSPPLEMLQHRGGLKGVFALGAGVDDILGQLRQHPTLLHEETPLLRLEDTGMARQMQEYAVYTVLGWFRRFDDYQLQKQQAHWQRLENYPRDRFTVGVLGAGVLGSSVARSLASWGFPVRCWSRSPKQIDGVTPFYGNDRRADFLRDCRVLINLLPDTPETQGIIDHALLSQLPSGAFVLNMARGTHLVEADLLQALESGQIKGAALDVFATEPLPSDSPLWRHPRVAITPHNAAITLPDEALDFICTAITALENGETPAGIVDRSRGY encoded by the coding sequence ATGCAGCGCTTACCCAATGCGCATTTTCGGTGCTGGCAGCCGGGCGATGATGCGCCCGCGGATTACGCACTGGTGCGCTCACCGCCGCTGGAGATGCTGCAGCATCGTGGTGGGCTGAAGGGCGTATTTGCGCTTGGCGCGGGCGTTGACGATATTCTTGGTCAGCTGCGTCAGCACCCAACCCTGCTGCATGAGGAGACGCCGCTGCTGCGCCTGGAAGATACCGGCATGGCGCGGCAGATGCAGGAGTATGCGGTGTACACCGTACTGGGCTGGTTTCGGCGCTTTGATGATTATCAGCTGCAAAAACAGCAGGCGCACTGGCAACGGCTGGAAAACTATCCGCGCGATCGGTTTACCGTGGGCGTACTGGGCGCAGGCGTATTGGGTAGCAGCGTCGCCCGCAGCCTGGCGAGCTGGGGCTTCCCGGTGCGATGCTGGAGCCGTTCACCGAAGCAGATCGACGGCGTGACGCCCTTTTATGGCAACGATCGGCGCGCTGACTTTCTGCGTGACTGCCGGGTGTTGATCAATCTGTTGCCCGATACGCCAGAAACGCAGGGCATTATCGATCATGCGCTGCTCAGCCAGCTGCCCAGCGGCGCGTTTGTACTGAATATGGCGCGCGGCACGCATCTGGTGGAAGCCGATCTGCTACAGGCGCTGGAGAGCGGGCAGATCAAGGGCGCGGCGCTGGATGTTTTCGCCACCGAACCGTTGCCGTCAGACAGCCCGCTATGGCGTCATCCGCGTGTCGCGATCACGCCGCATAATGCCGCTATTACGCTGCCGGATGAGGCGCTGGATTTCATCTGCACCGCCATCACGGCGCTGGAAAACGGCGAGACGCCGGCAGGCATCGTCGATCGTTCGCGCGGTTACTAA
- a CDS encoding phosphatase, with amino-acid sequence MYPVDLHMHTVASTHAYSTLHDYVFHAKQNGIKLFAITDHGPDMADAPHYWHFINMKIWPRVIDGVGVLRGIEANIKNTQGDIDCTGPMLDVMDLIVAGFHEPVFPPADKATHTEAMIAAMASGQVHIISHPGNPKFPVDIPAIAEAAARYDVALEINNSSFTTSRVGSEPNCRAVAAAVRDAGGRLAFGSDSHTAFTLGDFEHCLRITKEVGFPEDRILNVTPRRLLDFLEQRSGKTIAEFADF; translated from the coding sequence ATGTATCCTGTTGATCTGCATATGCATACCGTTGCCAGCACCCACGCTTACAGCACGCTGCACGATTACGTTTTTCATGCCAAACAGAACGGCATCAAGCTGTTTGCCATCACCGATCACGGCCCGGATATGGCCGACGCGCCGCACTACTGGCACTTTATCAACATGAAAATCTGGCCGCGGGTGATCGACGGCGTCGGCGTGCTGCGCGGTATTGAGGCCAACATTAAAAATACGCAGGGAGACATTGACTGCACCGGCCCGATGCTCGACGTGATGGATCTGATTGTGGCGGGCTTTCACGAGCCGGTATTTCCACCCGCCGATAAAGCCACTCATACCGAGGCGATGATCGCCGCCATGGCCAGCGGCCAGGTGCATATCATCAGTCATCCGGGCAACCCGAAGTTCCCGGTGGATATTCCGGCGATTGCCGAAGCCGCCGCCCGCTACGACGTGGCGCTGGAGATCAATAACTCCTCTTTTACCACCTCGCGCGTCGGCAGCGAGCCCAACTGCCGCGCGGTGGCCGCCGCGGTTCGTGATGCGGGCGGGCGTTTAGCCTTTGGTTCTGACTCGCACACCGCTTTCACGCTTGGCGATTTCGAGCACTGCCTGCGCATCACCAAAGAGGTCGGCTTCCCGGAAGATCGCATCCTCAACGTTACGCCGCGCCGCCTGCTCGATTTCCTTGAACAGCGCAGCGGCAAGACGATTGCGGAGTTCGCTGATTTTTAA
- a CDS encoding TorD/DmsD family molecular chaperone — MNEFSVICRVLGSLFNRQPQDPLLVPLFALLKEGKLKEQWPLEQDELLTRLQDNSDPQALAADYNALFVGSECSVPPYASQWEQGATEADIRAFLSERGMPLTDAPADHFGVLLLAASWLEDQSEEDESAAQLALFNDYLLPWCGAFLGKVEAHATTPFYRTLAALSREAIQAMYDELNEESAPQAE; from the coding sequence ATGAATGAGTTTTCCGTTATCTGTCGCGTGCTCGGCTCGCTGTTCAATCGCCAGCCCCAGGATCCGCTGTTGGTACCGCTGTTTGCCCTGCTGAAAGAAGGCAAACTCAAGGAGCAGTGGCCGCTGGAGCAGGATGAGCTGCTGACGCGTTTGCAGGATAACAGCGATCCCCAGGCGCTGGCCGCTGACTACAATGCGCTGTTTGTGGGCAGCGAATGCAGCGTGCCGCCGTATGCATCACAGTGGGAGCAGGGCGCAACTGAGGCGGATATTCGTGCCTTCCTCAGCGAGCGCGGCATGCCGCTGACCGACGCGCCAGCCGATCATTTCGGCGTGCTGCTGCTGGCGGCCTCATGGCTGGAAGATCAGTCTGAAGAGGATGAATCGGCGGCGCAGCTGGCGCTGTTCAACGACTATCTGCTGCCGTGGTGTGGCGCGTTTCTGGGCAAAGTAGAAGCGCATGCCACGACGCCGTTTTACCGCACGCTGGCCGCGTTGAGCCGCGAAGCGATTCAGGCGATGTACGATGAGTTGAACGAAGAGTCAGCGCCGCAGGCTGAGTAA
- a CDS encoding DMT family transporter — protein MALRHFFLVIMVVSLWAFNNVAVKWGLQELPPLFLTLMRFVVVAIILVPFCRISRSQLRFLLPLAFTFGFMHFSLLFVGMSFTDAGTGAIVVQLGTPIAMLLAMAILKERLSPIQLLGIAISLSGVVVLTGSPTIPAWWVLLILLCSACGWAISNLIVKTSPPIKPLTLTAWISFLAIPIVGSASWIMESHQLYALSHAGWHGWFGILYSAICSSILAYSVWYWLLRKYNVNLIMPYSLLTPVLSVIMGVLVLGDSMNSFKIFGALLVIAGTAIAVINLRNLRMHARFPRLRLRRHK, from the coding sequence TTGGCACTGCGTCACTTTTTTCTGGTCATCATGGTGGTTTCGCTATGGGCATTCAATAACGTCGCGGTGAAATGGGGCTTGCAGGAGCTGCCGCCGCTGTTTCTCACCCTGATGCGCTTTGTCGTGGTCGCGATTATTCTGGTGCCCTTCTGCCGCATCTCGCGGTCACAGCTGCGCTTTCTGTTGCCGCTGGCGTTTACCTTTGGCTTTATGCACTTTTCGCTGCTGTTTGTTGGCATGAGTTTTACCGATGCCGGCACCGGCGCCATCGTGGTGCAGCTCGGTACGCCGATCGCCATGCTGCTGGCAATGGCCATTCTCAAAGAGCGTCTGTCGCCGATTCAGCTGCTGGGCATTGCGATATCGCTGAGCGGCGTGGTGGTGCTGACCGGCAGTCCAACCATTCCCGCGTGGTGGGTGTTACTGATCCTGCTGTGCAGCGCCTGTGGCTGGGCGATCAGTAATCTGATTGTGAAGACTTCGCCGCCGATTAAACCCCTGACGCTGACCGCCTGGATCTCCTTTCTGGCGATTCCGATTGTTGGCAGCGCGTCGTGGATTATGGAATCCCACCAGCTGTATGCGCTGAGCCACGCTGGCTGGCACGGCTGGTTTGGCATTTTATACAGCGCCATCTGTTCGTCGATTCTCGCCTATTCGGTCTGGTACTGGCTGCTGCGCAAATATAACGTCAATCTGATCATGCCCTATTCACTGCTGACGCCGGTGCTGTCAGTGATCATGGGCGTGCTGGTGCTGGGCGACAGCATGAATTCTTTCAAGATTTTTGGTGCGCTGCTGGTGATTGCGGGAACGGCGATTGCGGTGATTAATCTGCGAAATTTGCGTATGCATGCGCGTTTTCCACGCCTGCGGTTACGTCGACATAAATAG
- a CDS encoding glutamine amidotransferase has translation MTHSAVLPLALIQLEVPPPHVAEKIGEQAQWFIDALALQPEDYIIVRPHLGEALPDFNAVSGAILSGSWAMVTDHLEWSERTAAWIRAGTEEALPLFGVCYGHQLIAWALGGEVGDNPRGWERGLIDIELHDASLPLPARFPVWLSHRQSVLRPPQRAQVLAHSALEGCQILRYSPQMLSVQFHPEFSAEIMRACLPETSTAAVPQMPQPDWARQLLTDFWQQCQQQTLPAAAAR, from the coding sequence ATGACCCATTCTGCTGTTTTACCGCTGGCTTTAATTCAACTCGAGGTGCCGCCGCCGCATGTGGCGGAAAAAATTGGTGAGCAGGCGCAGTGGTTCATCGATGCGCTGGCGCTGCAGCCAGAGGATTATATTATCGTTCGCCCGCATCTTGGCGAGGCGCTGCCCGATTTCAACGCGGTCAGCGGCGCCATTCTCAGCGGCTCGTGGGCTATGGTTACCGATCATCTGGAGTGGAGCGAGCGCACCGCCGCCTGGATTCGGGCGGGGACGGAAGAGGCGTTGCCGCTGTTTGGCGTCTGCTACGGCCACCAGCTGATCGCCTGGGCGCTGGGCGGCGAGGTCGGTGACAATCCGCGCGGCTGGGAACGCGGGCTGATCGACATTGAACTGCATGATGCCAGCCTGCCATTACCCGCACGTTTTCCGGTGTGGCTGTCGCACCGTCAGTCGGTGCTGCGTCCACCGCAGCGTGCGCAGGTGCTGGCGCATTCAGCGCTGGAAGGGTGTCAGATATTGCGTTATTCGCCGCAGATGCTGTCGGTGCAGTTCCACCCTGAGTTTTCCGCCGAGATTATGCGCGCCTGCCTGCCCGAAACGAGCACGGCTGCCGTACCGCAGATGCCGCAGCCCGACTGGGCGCGCCAGCTGTTAACCGATTTCTGGCAGCAGTGCCAGCAGCAAACCTTACCCGCCGCCGCTGCCCGTTAA
- a CDS encoding putative quinol monooxygenase: MIVLTGILRCATQAEADIVRRLLPEHTRLTHAETGCLAFEVTVTDDPLIWRVEEQFSDRETFAAHQQRTRASAWGEATRAIVREYEITEVNAE, translated from the coding sequence ATGATCGTCCTCACCGGAATTTTACGCTGCGCCACTCAGGCAGAAGCGGATATCGTGCGTCGTCTGCTGCCTGAACATACACGCCTTACCCACGCCGAAACCGGCTGCCTCGCGTTTGAGGTCACCGTCACCGATGACCCGCTAATTTGGCGCGTGGAAGAGCAGTTCAGCGATCGCGAGACCTTTGCCGCGCATCAGCAGCGCACCCGTGCCTCCGCCTGGGGCGAAGCAACCCGCGCCATTGTGCGCGAGTATGAGATAACGGAAGTGAACGCGGAGTGA
- a CDS encoding VOC family protein, protein MFTHVMIGTNDIEGAKRFYDAVLGVIGAGEGVFNTAATGHVRLFYRHEGNTFCLSEPINDEPATPANGGTLGFKCDSEAQVQEFYDVAVQHGATPVEAEPGLRNGSTGPVFLAYVRDPDGHKLCALYRPQ, encoded by the coding sequence ATGTTTACTCATGTAATGATTGGTACCAACGATATTGAAGGCGCGAAAAGATTCTATGATGCGGTGCTCGGCGTGATTGGCGCGGGTGAAGGCGTGTTTAACACCGCCGCGACTGGCCACGTCAGGCTGTTTTATCGCCATGAAGGCAACACGTTTTGTCTCAGCGAACCGATCAACGACGAGCCGGCTACCCCAGCTAACGGCGGCACCCTCGGCTTCAAGTGTGATTCCGAAGCGCAGGTGCAGGAATTTTACGATGTGGCCGTGCAGCATGGCGCCACGCCAGTCGAAGCGGAACCCGGCCTGCGTAACGGCAGCACCGGCCCGGTCTTTCTGGCCTACGTGCGCGATCCCGATGGCCACAAGCTGTGTGCACTTTACCGTCCACAGTAA
- a CDS encoding YceI family protein has protein sequence MNNVKKLLPLLVLSTLWAPLTHAAPVSYQLNPEHTSVVVAWNHFGFSHPTAYIANTTGTLVFDKAQPEKSKVDVTLPITQIDSHVPALTKEFKGADYFDTAKYPTATFHSTRVTAKGDNKFDVEGNLTLKGITKPVTLHATLNKQAEHPMVKKEAIGFDATGTIKRSDFKLDKYVPAVGDDVTLTLSTEAYAK, from the coding sequence GTGAATAACGTCAAAAAATTACTGCCACTGCTGGTACTCTCAACCTTATGGGCGCCCCTGACCCACGCGGCGCCGGTCAGCTATCAGCTGAACCCGGAGCACACGTCGGTGGTGGTGGCCTGGAATCACTTCGGCTTCTCTCATCCTACTGCCTATATCGCTAACACAACCGGTACGCTGGTGTTTGATAAGGCGCAGCCGGAAAAATCTAAAGTCGACGTGACGCTGCCGATCACCCAGATTGACAGCCATGTACCTGCGCTGACCAAAGAGTTTAAGGGCGCGGACTATTTTGATACCGCCAAATACCCTACCGCCACCTTTCACAGCACCCGCGTGACGGCCAAAGGCGACAACAAATTTGACGTTGAAGGTAATCTGACCCTGAAAGGCATCACTAAACCGGTGACGCTGCATGCGACGCTGAACAAGCAGGCCGAGCACCCAATGGTGAAGAAAGAGGCGATCGGTTTTGACGCCACCGGCACCATCAAACGCTCCGATTTCAAACTGGACAAATATGTGCCAGCGGTGGGCGATGACGTTACGCTGACCCTTTCTACCGAAGCCTACGCGAAGTAA
- a CDS encoding class I SAM-dependent methyltransferase, whose product MLASAMTLMRTKADFIRQFIRNPRHMGSITPSSQALCRAMAQEVDWSAAHRIAELGAGDGVLTRVLLQNMLPQSALEVFEISPPLVQKLRRIDDPRLQVRDCSAELMEGHYDVIMSGLPLLSLPPQTRQAILAAAHRALAPNGVFVQFQYTSLTQADLSRYFTWQRRRVLRNMPPAWVYRCTRHFRT is encoded by the coding sequence ATGTTGGCTTCAGCCATGACGTTAATGCGTACGAAGGCCGATTTTATCCGGCAGTTTATCCGTAACCCACGCCATATGGGCAGTATCACTCCCTCTTCGCAGGCGCTGTGCCGGGCAATGGCGCAGGAAGTTGACTGGTCAGCCGCGCATCGCATCGCCGAACTGGGCGCGGGCGATGGCGTACTGACGCGCGTGCTGCTGCAAAATATGCTGCCGCAGTCCGCGCTGGAAGTGTTTGAGATCAGCCCGCCGCTGGTGCAAAAACTGCGTCGCATTGACGATCCGCGTTTGCAGGTGCGCGACTGTTCCGCCGAGCTGATGGAGGGCCATTATGATGTGATCATGTCTGGCCTGCCGCTGCTCTCGCTGCCGCCGCAGACCCGCCAGGCGATTTTGGCCGCCGCGCATCGTGCGCTGGCGCCTAACGGCGTGTTTGTGCAGTTTCAGTACACCTCGCTGACGCAGGCCGATCTGTCACGCTATTTCACCTGGCAGCGGCGTCGCGTGCTGCGCAATATGCCGCCCGCCTGGGTCTATCGCTGCACCCGCCATTTCCGTACCTGA